A single window of Hyla sarda isolate aHylSar1 chromosome 2, aHylSar1.hap1, whole genome shotgun sequence DNA harbors:
- the LOC130358140 gene encoding olfactory receptor 52Z1P-like, with protein MNTFNHSHSSFSHTEFVLFGFPGIVTYRMFLVIPFLSIYVTILTGNSILIYRIGVERSLHSPMYILISILFTVNISCTTSVVPKLILGLSLDMNAISLAGCLVQMFYIYFMAIFESGVILSMALDRYVAICRPLRYNDIMTNQTLVYLVIIGLARSTLFVSPMVILASHVQYCKSNIIQNFVCENMGLLSLACGDISRQQIVGLLVRIFITILDSGLLFFSYSSILYTAMKIISGKARHKALHTCGTHMLVAVVIYICALLSSVVYRLHTFISYDVQNLFNAIYLMIPAMINPFIYGLGVKEIRDCLRRSWKKRRCELSSSMHIHINKAFVLRFTAEDNK; from the coding sequence ATGAACACATTCAACCACAGTCATTCCTCATTCTCCCACACAGAGTTTGTCCTCTTTGGGTTTCCGGGGATCGTGACCTACAGGATGTTTTTGGTGATCCCATTTCTTTCTATATATGTTACAATCTTGACTGGTAACTCCATCCTGATATACCGGATCGGTGTAGAGAGAAGTCTCCATTCTCCCATGTATATTCTTATTTCCATCCTCTTTACTGTCAATATTTCCTGCACAACTTCGGTGGTACCCAAACTCATCCTTGGCTTGTCCTTGGATATGAATGCGATCTCTCTGGCCGGTTGTCTTGTACAGATGTTCTATATTTACTTCATGGCTATTTTTGAGTCTGGTGTTATCTTGTCGATGGCTCTGGACAGGTATGTTGCCATCTGTAGGCCTCTACGTTACAATGATATCATGACCAATCAGACTCTGGTCTACCTGGTCATCATCGGGCTCGCACGGTCCACTCTTTTTGTTTCCCCAATGGTCATACTGGCTTCTCATGTTCAATACTGTAAATCCAACATCATTCAGAATTTTGTGTGTGAGAACATGGGACTGCTGAGCCTGGCCTGTGGGGACATCTCCAGACAGCAAATTGTGGGTCTACTTGTTAGGATCTTCATCACAATTCTTGACTCCGGTCTTCTCTTCTTCTCCTATTCCAGCATCCTCTATACAGCCATGAAGATCATATCTGGTAAAGCTCGGCACAAAGCCCTGCATACCTGTGGGACCCACATGTTGGTGGCCGTTGTCATATACATCTGTGCTCTGCTGTCATCAGTCGTGTACAGATTGCATACATTTATCTCCTACGATGTCCAGAACCTGTTTAATGCAATCTACCTGATGATTCCCGCCATGATTAACCCCTTCATCTATGGATTAGGAGTCAAAGAGATCAGAGATTGTCTCAGGAGATCCTGGAAGAAGAGAAGGTGCGAGCTCTCCTCCTCCATGCACATTCACATTAATAAGGCTTTTGTTCTTCGATTTACTGCAGAAGATAATAAATAG